Within Antennarius striatus isolate MH-2024 chromosome 22, ASM4005453v1, whole genome shotgun sequence, the genomic segment AGTCTTTACTGCCTGTGGAGGGGGCAGAAACTCTTACTAATTCACTGTAAACTAAATAACACTGTGTAGAACTCACGCCTCCATTAAGACACACTGGTTCTCCTGttaactaattaaaataaaacagtgttaaaacataATTCTGTTCTGTCTCTATAAAAACCTTCTTCTGGTGTCGgatctctccagcttcctgtcaccacaaaaacacgTGTAAAGATGAACTGGTGTCTTTTATTTGCCCAGAGGCATAAATGtaagtgtgactggttgttcttCATGTACGACAAACTGCCAACTTGTCCAGGCCATACTCCTCCTGCCCAGCCTGCTCCAAACTCTCCAGCCTCCTTTTAACATGATCAGCGGAACATAAAGTTGACGGATGAATCAAGatactgacaaaaatgatgaaaaatgcctGTCAATATTGTCAATAAGTCTCCTGAATGGCATAAATTGAGTGGATTTCCTGATTCTAACTGTAAGAAAATAGATTCCTGGACCACACCACACAGGAGGGTGGACAGCACTGGATGAAGGGGCAGCGTTTCCAAAAACgcttaaaatacacaagaatctggtgtttgtcaaaaatcttcctcagtttttcagacactccagacacacatgGGATCACTGTACCGTTAcgcctgctctccttctcttctgtcctcactgtgttattcttctggatcttctgtgagccttcacaaaggtccagtcaggatatcctgttctttcacctggtcttgggtactGGTTGGTGACTTGTCAGGCCTGTTTGTCAGTGTCCTGATGGCGCCAAGCTGGTGCCCCAAtggatggtgagagtcaaaaaacaggtgttggtctgtttgtgttggagtcCTGTATACCCCAACACTCAGACTTTCAtctttgatgttgctgtccaccgagttgatgtgtccggtgaaaggttgcacctcgtggattttgcTCTTGTGTCGTCCATGtaccggaaccagtggcttggtgttgcTCCTTTGAACGAGGTCAGGGCcatgtgttccacttcttccatgtaCAGATTGGACACAACAGGAGACACCTGagagcccatggcacatccgtgtttctgcctatagaagctccctctgtactggaaaaagttgctgtttaggcagaggtccagaagttggcagatctggtcagggttgaagtttgtcctgtcgctgagggtgttgtcctgtgaaagccgttGCCTTACTGCTTCCACTGCCTCCATTGCAtgaacacatgtgaacagggaggtgacgtcataggataccatggtctcatctgtatccaatctcagtcctctcaccttttccacaatgtCCATGGAGTTCTGTATTTGGTAGTGGTTCTTCCTTACGAATGGGGCCAAGATGGTGGCAACATGCTTGGCGATGTCGTATGTGATGCAGAAGGGTCTCCTTCTTTATGATTTTGTGGAGCCCATATATGCATGGAATGGCTTCCCCAGGGTACAGGCAATGGTATAGCAGGTGGTTTATAGTTTCCTCCATTTGTAGGCATTCCACAACGttgtttttgtagctgctggttgggtcgTGCTTCAGGGTCTCATCAGTGCTGCTGTCGCTGAGTAGAGACATTACCTTGCTGTGGTAATCTGGTGTGTAGGCAACAGAATGTAAGTGGAAATGTTTATTCACAGTTTAATTGACAAGTTTGACTTATATCTAAAGAATAAGACAGTTGATCAACTCAATAAACCAGACTAAATACATCAGTGTGCAAACACGTTTAATCTTGCATGTCAGAATACTTTTGagttttgtgtctatgtgtctagATGGGAGTTTTTTTCACTTGGAGCACATTCATACAAGTACAAATGTGGTGGCTTTATCTGCTACAACAGAAAGGGTCGCAGTTCCTGAATTGAcctgacaaacagcacaaatggtTTCTCAAGCAGTTTGTCCGACAACTTCTCAAGAACATTCTCCTGtagtgaatgaaaaattaatattttgttacataatttattattgtttaagaaAGTCTTGCCCCTCACACGCTTCATATCCCCAGTGGGTCTAACATGGTAGGTTCCAAAGTTGTCAGTGGTCGATCTAAGGTCGTACcaatgaaaactttttggaGGGGTCTGGGATGAACCACTTCTCCCACAGATCCAGGTGAACAGCCGGGTAATTCCACGGTTTGAACGGACCATTCCAGTGCAGAAGCTGTGCATCCTGTATGAAGTTCTCTGGATAGCGAGCATCTGGACCCCATCCTGGACAAACAGAAACTCAGCTGAGGTCAGTGCTGCAGAAtctgactttacctgtgtaagtATCAGTGGTAACCATTCCACTTTGGAGAGCTTGAACTGATTCTACATATTAACAGtgatgacctcacccaggtgtctGACGTGCCACAGTGGGTCCAGTGTTGTGAACTTGTCATGAAACACAAGCTAACCAGTCTCTATCAGTCGGAAGTGGCATTTGttgtaaactgattttgatcacatgaccagaacaaACCCTGGTCCTGACCTGACCCCTTAGCAGAGGTCACCGAGGTCTGGGGTTCTGACCTGTTCCCTCTGGTGCTTTAGGGGGTGATCCGGGTGCCGGCTCCCTGCCAGTACGCCCACAAGCTGGCCTTCCTGGTGGGCCAGAGCCTCCACAGGGAGCCCAACATGAAGCTGGATGACCTCCTCTTCTATCTGTGAGGACCGGCGCAAACCCAATACCCACGTTCCTGCTGCCGGCTGTTCTCGCtggcaatttagggttaggggcgctcaagtatttttgttcagggttttgttcagtcctgttttccttctttaaaaagacaaataagagttccagcagcataaagatctgtgtgaagaagtTGTTTCTGACAGCTGTCCTGCTAACGTTTAGTTAGCTTCAGCGTTGCGTCCAGATGTTGATGCCTGGTTTTGATTGGTCACCGGATTCAAAAGGTTTTAAGtcccttaaatgtttgtgattcctgaacgggactaaaaaaaagtcacgcaaCTGATAgataatataaaatttatttagatattttagaaaatattgcacacacacaaagaacagtCAACAGGCTGAGAACTCACACAACCCCTCAGGGTGTGACGAAggttggttcacacacacacacacacacacacacacacacacacgctggtgtTCAGTGGGCGGTACATTCACAGACCAGCATGAAGGTGGACATGTTTGCTGAGACAGGGATGACTGATTGGCCGGGCTAAATgtcaggtgggtggaggggcggggctgaggtaGCTTTCTTTATCACTGGTCACTACTGGGGAAGAGGTTATGACCCGGATCAGCTGGTTCTGGGTCAAAGGTTCCGATCTGtttacttttcagtctgaatccaGAAACCGTGGAACCTTCATGGACCCTGTTCTCAGGTGGAACCTGTGTCCGGACCACAGTCGTTTTAAACTCACCATCTGCAGAACTTTCTGGATCTTCACAGCGAGCAGAACTTCTGTCCTCAGTGACTGGAGACGGAGACCACAAAAAATGACTCGAGCTTGAAATACGAGTCAGTCTCACCACTCAAGaggatttatgtcattttacacgcaattgtttttgtgcatctccatggcgacagtTTGCTGCTGGGCGTCGCCtccaaaaggtttgtttttattcaacttaatttgacatgaatcGCGGAGGCGGGGCCTCCATCTACAGGTGAGATCTGATCAGAGTACCTTCTCTGACTGACAtagccaacacaaaaaaaaacctttcgcTTTGTCCCTGTTAGAAAGTTAGAAAGGAttggaaatatttatttacttcaaGTAATAAACTCCCTCATCTAGGGCGCAGATACTTCACCAGTTTAAACCTTTCTTTTCAGATTTAGCTTGAAGCGCCATCTAGTGGGCAGTGATGCTAgttacacattttcacttttcaacacCTGGGAACGTTATCCTTTACTGTCAGGGTCCATGTGGTTTATATCAGAGTGAAAAGCCACTTCAGTTCCATCATTACGGTGGGCTGTACTTGTGTTCGTGTGCTTCCTGATTTCATTCTCCCATTATTCATGAGTGACATGATAACCTACTTTGTTCGAATCATTTTATGACATGCAACCAAAATTACTGAATCAGCTTTTAACATCCCTCATGTAGTATTTGTGCTGACATAAAACATGAACTCggacacaaaattatcacacaaatttattgacaaaagatttactaaacaaatacacatgttatatacaagaaaagataCAGGCAGTGATTCAGTTTTGCTCAGGGACGATGGGCCAGCAGGGGGTTGAATTATGGTTCATTCCAGCCAGGAATGACtcaggagctgctccagagtgggacgctgctgagggtcctcagccagacacagacgcaACACGTTTTGGCAGTTTGGAGACAACTTCTGACTGATGCAGAGGCTCTTCAAAAAGTGTTGGTGCAGCATGTTATAGAGAACCACTCCCATCTGCCACACAGTAACAGGCCTgctactgtattattatattattattattgtattactccttattattattattattattaatattattattattattatcatattattattgttgttgttgttgtttctgtttttattattattattagtagtagtagtagtagtagtagtagtagtatttttCCAGTGTTAAGAAAGACGCCAATCTTCTCAGATCTATCTCAATGGTTGAAAACCTGAGTTttgccattcattgtgtggaattTCATGACGTTACTTCCCTCTACAGGTCACAGTAGGGAGACATTAAACCTCAAGTTAGAACTTTTTCAAAAGTAACAGTCACGTGTACGcaatcaattattttacatttttgctcaTAATAATTTTACAAACAGTAGCTATTTGCTCCATAATGAACACAGTGGCAAAACAACATGTACTTCATATTATGCCCGAAccacatgaaacacattaaaatcaagTGACTGAGTACAACCTCTTTGTGTTGTGCCTGAATTTGTACACCCATTGTGTGTTTTACGAGTAAAAAGAAATTCGGGACTCCAAAAGTGCTCAGCTGTCCGACCTTCTGACTGGCAttatttaacattgacaaataacaagctgctttgttattttgttaattacaGAATCAGCCTTTAATATCTCTCATGTCGGATTTGTGCTGATGTAAAACATGAACTCTGATATGAAATGACTTAAAAGTAATCACACAAGTTTATTGACAATGGTTTACGAAACAAATGCATTCACAATACATGttatatacaagaaaaaatattatacaGGCACTGATTCAGTTTCCCTCAGGGACAATGGGCCAGCAGGGGGTTGACTTATGGTTCATTCCAGCCAGGAATGACtcaggagctgctccagagtgggacgctgctgagggtcctcagccagacacagacgcaACACGTTTTGGCAGTTTGGAGACAACTCCTGACTGATACGGAGGCCATTCTCCAAAAAAAACGTTGTATTAAAGTCTCTGTGCAGCATGTCATGGAGAACCACTCCCATCTGCCACACAGTAACAGGCCTACTGCTGTACACTGAACTCCAGTACCACTCTGGTGGGTCATAGCATGGAGCTCCAGGAAATATATCTTCAATTGTGTCCCCgtcgttgataaacatgcttagaCCAAAGTCAATTATCCTCAAACGTGGAACACCGCTGCTGATGTCAACcaagatattttccattttgatgtctgcatggaaaatcttgttggcatcaagttctctgacagcttccaccagctgcttgaagaagagtctggcctcctcttcctccaaagtACCTCCTCTGGACTTCCTGTAATTCAAGAGGTCAACCGCTGGAAATGGACAttccatgacgatgatgagctcctcctccaggtcgtaGTGGTCCAGGAGGGAAATGGATGCTGACTGGCCAACCGATCCTCCTGCTTGttgactcatcttcatcatgacaAGCACTTCAAGAGGCATCTTGCTCCTGTCGTCGTCTTCACGGAAAACAAGGGTCTGGGGAATGTGCTTGATCGCTACGCGgagaaaatcttttttcctGTAACCAACGTATACAGATCCCTGGCCTCCATCACCGAGTCGGTACAGTTGGCAATATTTATCCTCAaactgattcttcttcttcttcttcactggacTGATTTTCTTGTCCGGCTCCTGTGTCTCCATGGACTGAGATTGAGACCCACGTCTCCTGGTatggattttcttcctcaggAACGTTCTTAGTCCTGTCATTggcatcagaaaacactgagttaGTACCTTCACTACCTGATTACAATGTTACTATTCTACTACgtaatttaaagcttttaaattacgttaaaccacaggaaagcagcaactaaatatttaaatagaaattaaatatattataagtatACTAttagaaatgtaattttataaatACTGGTCGAAGCTGACAGCAGGTTTGTCTTATGTATTGTACTGAAGTGGAATTCTGAGCTACTTCTACTTCATGttagaaaggaagacaaacttTTCATTGTCCTGTTTGCAAAAGTTCACATAAGCTGTGATGCTCCTGTTATAGACAGTAGTGGATTAAATTTCCAGAGACTTACTTGAAAATAAACCCGTCTGTTGTTCAGCCCCCTGAATCTTTGTGGGGTCTCTGAGGTCATCAGAGGTCTTCcactgatgaagaggctgaggctgaagtctgtagtcagctgtgaatctcCAAAAACGCTTAAAAACTGTCAGAGACATCGTagaaatgtcattactattatatcatatatatatattattaatatacaggCACAGACTACAAAGACAACTAACTAGAAACTAACTAATAGGCTTTAAACGaattagtttttgaactaactaactaactaactaactaactaactaactaactaactaactaactaactaactaggttttaaacggtctgtgtaggttctcagtcatccaggtcatgagtcgatccactggacgttaagaaagttcttgaagacgtttcgtctctcatccaagagactgcttcagttcagagggtggctgatcatgtcccacaTTATTAACCCTGGGGGGTGTGGTCAGTgatattcacattccaacgaccgtcattgaaacccatctggttcctcaacgattgttggtgggggtgtcagagGGGGTCACTGAGATGTGActtacacctttgtatgctaatgagggtcatgagcatgagacccatcacctgggtcaatctgttgagacaatctttttgggagttttgaaaggacatgattgtaaatgggagaaaggtgatgtcgcagaccccccccccccccgttcagagatggcctctttcactcctctctcaaaccatttatcttccctgtccaagatctgaacatcggtgtcctgaaactagattttgaactaactcactaagttatgaattattatttaaaataaacagtgcaTTCATGTTATTCatgttatttatgttaatgatgttattatttaattattatttaagtttattcaattgtttatgtttacactgttaaattattataattattaactaggttttaaactgacAAGCTAGGtttaaactagtttttgaacaaaataaCTAAGGTGTCAAACTAAACAACTAACTAGGAGTTTCTCAATTAActgactaactgactaactaactaaataactaacttactaactaacccattaggttttgaacaaataaGGTTCTAAACTACCTAGTTTTTGTACTATGTTATGAACTAAATCACTTGTTTATTAACTAagttttgaaatattatttaacataaacatcgtattatattaataatattattatttacttctcctccacctgttccctgctctcactgcagatcacaatgtcatctgcaaacattgtAGTCATTGTggacttctctgtacttctctatcaacatcctcagagcaaatactgcattggTAGTACTCCTTTTGACATGAAATATACTGCTGCTCAatatatggctcatcagctttatcttatatatttaaaaaaaaaattaaaataaaatacaaaacagtttaaaaaaaccccaatataACCCTTTTTCCTCTGGTACAGAAAATGAACTGAAGACAGTTCCTGTGATTACAGCAGGTTATTAGATCTCTAATATTgtctaatataaaaatataattttttgataatgattcgAATCCCTGAAGTCACCTCTGATATGATGAACCACAAACGTGAattttctccgtgtgtttctattttttcttgattaaacacTGTGAATAACAGTTTTCCACGGGTGGAATTAAATACCTGTGGACACGCATCGTACGTGACCTCTAGAGTTCACTGCCAGCAGAAGTCAACATTTAAAGTAAGTATAATATTAAAGTCGTCataaaatttgataaataatGATTCCTTTATGCAAATTTACTTTGTTCGCGATGTTTCGATTTGAAGGAAAAAACTCCCTCTCAGCTATCCAATTCGGACACTGTCATTCTACCCTTATCTGATTTTAATTAGCTCGTTCAGTTTAAGGACTATCGCAAAGTATCGTAATTTTAACCGATACCTTGAAAGTCGGATATTCTGTGTGGAGTTATATTATAGTAATGTATACATATTGAATTTATGTTAATGCTAATAGTGGCTCATTAGCTACTAGCGGCATTGCACAGCCACACCCTACATTTACAGTCGCCATATTGTTTAGACCAATTAAACGAGAGTAAACGAtactttaatttagattttatttcgtACTGGTGAGGATGAGGGGCGGTGTAGTTTTCCTGATCACGTATTCACTTCATTTGTTGgtaatatttctaaaaatagtgaaatgtgttttttaacacTTCTGAAGCTAGCT encodes:
- the LOC137589665 gene encoding serine/threonine-protein kinase pim-3-like, which codes for METQEPDKKISPVKKKKKNQFEDKYCQLYRLGDGGQGSVYVGYRKKDFLRVAIKHIPQTLVFREDDDRSKMPLEVLVMMKMSQQAGGSVGQSASISLLDHYDLEEELIIVMECPFPAVDLLNYRKSRGGTLEEEEARLFFKQLVEAVRELDANKIFHADIKMENILVDISSGVPRLRIIDFGLSMFINDGDTIEDIFPGAPCYDPPEWYWSSVYSSRPVTVWQMGVVLHDMLHRDFNTTFFLENGLRISQELSPNCQNVLRLCLAEDPQQRPTLEQLLSHSWLE